In a genomic window of Tachysurus vachellii isolate PV-2020 chromosome 13, HZAU_Pvac_v1, whole genome shotgun sequence:
- the tmem168b gene encoding transmembrane protein 168: MCRFLRYCFSHSLYTAMSRLEELPAGASVRSSVRYLGYLSTLNLLVAICLGLYTLWENTAETVLLVIFILALFVLGIVSILHYYFGMERISFGLFHLWLGFLLGLLGFLKNPYVADLKEQVSSYMLIASMVIRTLWALVERICGCTKQRPALLTSAEMLELTGFAVASTSQLVHASMSLVALTLAVASLLVDLRMKSFLALPNLICFSVVTALFFFNSLGISPNPYVLVCFLCRLMCEPLLDLYFSGLSVTERWSPFLRRGGLWRRLSLLPLLSVEITFLVLAAFKMGELDQWYVVIPGFSASSFFWIICHVVFLVTLWGFHSKLNDCQRVCVAQRANHGSLDRVMTSKGMRHFCLVSKRLVLFSLVSTAVLGALSWQPNSSLFIGVFLLVLPLESLAYGLFYELGNCLGGTCVGYAVVIPTNYCSVDGQPTPLPPDEVQELNRRTTGMLNNVQHFFSHHMMKIHGCDYSSSGVTRDAMHSKIRSFLEAHTADGPRYDTYILFYSGHTHSTGEWALIGGEVLHLSEIVQMWREKNDGYSSRLIVVLDTENSLPWVKEVRKVEGVYVAVQGATLVNSMDIELQNLPQIGHFTAEWVEFNCNLDSSVRWAELDRTVKAAYGVSRHWGDYKLHLPTGSDVNKHWRLNFPRWTYPVVQLAHWSVSLDLFWICSMCMCFLRRLKLRWFPPTVLDTGQGFKLVRS, from the exons ATGTGCAGGTTTCTGCGTTACTGTTTCAGCCATTCACTTTATACAGCCATGAGCAGACTGGAGGAGCTTCCGGCTGGAGCGAGTGTGCGCTCGTCTGTTCGGTACTTGGGCTATTTGTCCACGCTTAACCTGCTCGTTGCGATATGTCTGGGTCTGTATACGCTCTGGGAGAACACAGCAGAAACCGTCCTTCTGGTCATCTTCATCCTGGCCCTTTTTGTCTTGGGTATCGTCAGCATCCTTCACTACTACTTCGGTATGGAGAGGATCAGTTTCGGACTCTTTCACCTATGGCTGGGGTTCCTGCTTGGTTTGCTGGGGTTTCTTAAGAATCCTTACGTAGCTGATTTAAAGGAGCAAGTCAGCAGTTACATGCTGATAGCCAGCATGGTCATAAGAACACTGTGGGCTCTGGTGGAACGAATCTGCGGCTGCACCAAACAGAGACCGGCACTCCTGACCTCTGCTGAGATGTTGGAGCTTACAGGTTTTGCTGTGGCCAGCACAAGCCAGTTGGTCCATGCCTCCATGAGCCTCGTAGCACTGACATTGGCTGTTGCCTCTTTGCTTGTGGACTTGCGAATGAAGTCTTTTCTGGCCCTTCCTAACCTCATCTGCTTCTCTGTAGTAACAGCGCTCTTCTTCTTCAACTCTCTGGGCATTTCTCCAAACCCGTACGTGCTGGTGTGTTTTCTCTGCCGCCTCATGTGTGAGCCCCTCTTGGATCTGTACTTCAGTGGCCTGTCAGTGACCGAGCGCTGGTCCCCATTTCTGAGAAGAGGAGGTCTGTGGAGGCGACTCAGTCTCCTGCCTCTGCTTTCTGTTGAAATCACGTTCCTGGTTCTGGCTGCTTTCAAGATGGGTGAACTGGACCAGTGGTATGTGGTGATCCCGGGTTTCTCTGCATCCAGTTTTTTCTGGATCATCTGCCACGTGGTCTTCTTGGTTACCCTCTGGGGTTTCCATAGCAAGCTGAACGACTgccaaagagtgtgtgtggctcAGAGGGCTAATCATGGGTCATTGGACAGGGTGATGACCTCCAAAGGCATGCGTCACTTCTGCCTTGTCTCAAAACGCTTAGTGCTCTTCAGCCTTGTGTCCACGGCTGTACTCGGGGCACTTTCATGGCAG CCAAACAGCAGCCTGTTCATTGGGGTGTTTCTGCTGGTTCTGCCTCTCGAGTCTCTGGCTTATGGGCTTTTCTATGAGCTGGGAAACTGTCTTGGAGGAACATGTGTGGGTTATGCAGTGGTCATCCCCACAAACTATTGCAG tgTGGATGGACAGCCCACACCATTGCCCCCGGATGAGGTGCAGGAGCTGAATCGGCGCACCACAGGCATGCTGAACAACGTGCAGCACTTCTTCTCCCACCACATGATGAAGATTCATGGTTGCGATTACTCCAGCAGTGGTGTGACGCGGGATGCAATGCATTCTAAGATCCGCTCCTTCCTGGAGGCACACACGGCGGACGGTCCGCGCTACGACACGTACATCCTGTTCTACAGCGGCCACACGCACAGCACCGGAGAGTGGGCTCTCATAG gtGGAGAAGTGCTGCATTTGTCTGAGATTGTGCAGATGTGGAGGGAGAAAAATGACGGTTACTCCTCTCGCCTCATCGTTGTGCTCGACACGGAAAACTCGCTGCCGTGGGTGAAGGAGGTGCGCAAAGTGGAGGGGGTTTATGTAGCAGTACAAGGGGCCACACTGGTAAACTCGATGGACATAGAGCTCCAGAACCTACCTCAGATTGGACATTTCACCGCTGAGTGGGTGGAGTTTAACTGCAACCTCGACAGCAGCGTGCGCTGGGCTGAGCTCGACCGCACCGTCAAGGCAGCCTACGGCGTCTCCAGACACTGGGGGGATTACAAGCTGCACCTGCCTACAGGAAGCGACGTCAATAAGCACTGGAGGCTGAATTTTCCTCGCTGGACATATCCTGTGGTGCAACTGGCGCACTGGAGCGTCTCTCTGGACCTGTTCTGGATTTGCAGCATGTGTATGTGCTTCCTCCGCAGGCTCAAGCTGAGGTGGTTTCCTCCCACAGTGCTCGACACCGGCCAGGGCTTCAAACTGGTCAGGTCATAA
- the bmt2 gene encoding S-adenosylmethionine sensor upstream of mTORC1 — translation MELQSSVRTEPEPGMFHPVGPKDALCEQDEQEKLSGVVKRVHRTLRRKYIEVGDFDKIWREHCEDEQTLNEYAFAMKSLADNHWAKKCDGEGRIEWCCSVCQEYFMEGGMKKMLEKDAKAIKHAAAASAPPLTPDCSQPSLSFRYNKLRLLDVGSCFNPFLKFDEFLTVGIDIVPAVESVYKCDFLNLQLQQPLQLASDALNEFLHQLHDPIETLPGQLFHVVVFSLLLSYFPSPYQRWLCCKKAHELLTLHGLLLIITPDSSHQSRHALMMRSWRVAIESLGFKRYKYVKFSHMHMLAFRKISVTTSSDLVSQNYPEMLYIPQDFGTLDEDDAFRDSCQPVRSDFEDEQLAQSFTELPDASYDSDSGESQSGLAPFHELEDPVLLYS, via the exons ATGGAGCTCCAATCCAGTGTCCGTACCGAGCCCGAGCCTGGCATGTTCCACCCCGTCGGGCCGAAAGACGCGCTGTGTGAGCAGGACGAACAGGAGAAGCTGTCCGGTGTTGTGAAACGCGTCCACCGAACACTACGGAGGAAATATATAGAAG TGGGTGACTTTGATAAGATCTGGCGTGAGCACTGCGAAGACGAACAGACACTGAACGAATATGCCTTTGCCATGAAGAGTCTTGCCGACAACCACTGGGCCAAGAAATGTGACGGAGAGGGACGCATCGAGTGGTGCTGCAG TGTTTGTCAGGAGTACTTTATGGAGGGTGGAATGAAGAAGATGTTGGAGAAGGATGCAAAGGCTATAAAACATGCTGCAGCTGCAAGTGCGCCACCTTTAACTCCAGACTGCTCTCAGCCCAG tttaagcTTCCGATACAACAAGCTGCGTCTCCTCGACGTGGGCAGCTGTTTCAATCCCTTCTTGAAGTTTGACGAGTTCCTCACAGTAGGAATTGACATAGTGCCTGCAGTTGAG AGTGTGTACAAGTGTGACTTCCTGAACCTGCAGCTCCAGCAGCCCTTGCAGCTAGCAAGCGATGCACTCAATGAATTCTTGCACCAACTGCATGACCCTATCGAGACTCTACCAGGGCAGCTCTTTCATGTGGTGGTATTCTCCTTATTGCTCTCCTACTTCCCGTCACCGTACCAGCGCTGGCTGTGCTGCAAGAAAGCCCACGAGCTACTGACACTGCACGGTCTTCTCCTGATCATCACACCGGATTCGTCACATCAGAGTCGCCACGCACTCATGATGCGCAGCTGGCGTGTGGCCATCGAGTCCTTAGGGTTCAAGCGCTACAAATACGTCAAATTCTCCCACATGCATATGCTCGCCTTCCGCAAGATCTCAGTCACCACCAGCAGTGACCTAGTGAGTCAGAACTACCCCGAGATGCTGTACATCCCACAGGATTTCGGCACGCTCGATGAAGATGACGCATTCAGGGACTCATGCCAGCCAGTGCGCTCCGACTTTGAGGATGAGCAGCTGGCGCAGAGTTTCACAGAGCTCCCCGACGCGTCTTATGACTCCGACTCAGGCGAGAGTCAAAGCGGCTTGGCACCATTCCATGAATTGGAGGACCCTGTTCTACTGTACAGCTGA
- the ppp1r3ab gene encoding interaptin: protein MEPVKGELQGLDIGSTNLLGLPEPCSWDSDDELLSVGGIKPKSSPIPRRRSSLSCSDDDSQPPPSSSRRVSFADAFGMSLVSVKQFDTWSMRDPTDALEVDLNNAKEYFVKLLFALPVTLEELLYRVQEQKVDLESLELLPCTTTLKGTVRVLNLCFDKLVYIRTSLDCWSSHFDLLTEYVPELSQGITDCFSFKLTLVPPFGEQGARVDFCIRYETPFGTFWANNSGQNFVLFCHEKAKEQDENEKLLPKSCLKPSRHCSMTSTTSNAEEIPEIILNCRIVAVTEPVDVKEEKTQKEDRTLKEEENSRNCSKRSRRKAARMAKIQKYFSQSDENCFQQTEKDIDGMDAPVPAIDEAALNLSTPQTNVTSLLTEPRNTEGQKSLAGSMDVERNQVSATQSQQQEIDNFQVIDPDLINSKSQTRQPALDSVNSHKSAVVSQLLENSQDKETVTIQNVSPKCQMADKSIGKTVEKAWECFEKCAMTKMGSTTNTNRVHKTNQMDNMLLEDKQGSQSFGHHYTFGTIVAPLYHQVFERMENDRRKVKVDETAGKLDHRRLRVVTYPSVETRSNPEISAKPMSEDNHHGACKETFGEYLHNTKSATENALSVPNVQTELASEIAFQDAVFPDMNDNRSDASLQAVLLLEKQHSSDRQNSVFWEESTTDQTEQILEMILLQSGHSDNTEFSKDNELSDGGYALHTIQQERTFTDTAVLPTQSEVDITAAKPSPATTSKNAQSADSSVTQISLETQISHEIDEMKDQEAQTSERTLNTHISGLDESYTPMPDSTLFNSDISSNVTPKSIQSAVLSTSQDLTQATIQTQIPATTFFTKSLEVAATVPHLQTIHDKNLIIETTQMCQNGESSHHVGSNMESYPSDRNDCADRCENMTNDIETEILQMDLEETAVDVSQINKNKEHQISILNFTDVGIEFDELLGKDMAISYISSSPDNPENASQEEVEKENTWVKNPGKNEEQELTYMTEKQSEEIKEIREVEKKLEEEEEEEEEEEEEEEEEEEEEEEQQQQQQQQQQQQQQDKQEHQVVKEEQENDTKEQLSNDKFKGGSNYTKNDEEEVKKYDKEKDAEPRRNEVEWEDKKHAEAQIEVQKTVNRVMSVAILQSITATDSLIKEIHLDVGNEQQNTGLEQTSEEPVSERHTVGGEEEIFCETNSTRQALKVNLDVAFSDRAEEIENDSKFVDREEDACRQIDKDHVAEDAVVEVDTLLEKQDRDCLNESENIDDSTSTESLTDDEMELYLLRLKNTQQTGLKDAIPMGKRHSISRTWTIPSPMPPIAEYMDEDQPNALLDDLTPEHKTEQERDALLQLDKEKKVIESNLLWWREFFSFHNMTKMIVYTLLFVVFLITAYVCDFIACLGLYLIALYWLYFQVQREPLKGT from the exons ATGGAACCGGTGAAGGGAGAGCTGCAGGGGCTCGACATAGGCAGCACCAACTTGCTGGGCTTGCCAGAGCCTTGCTCCTGGGACAGCGACGATGAGCTGCTCAGTGTCGGGGGCATCAAACCCAAGTCATCACCTATTCCAAGGCGCCGAAGCTCATTGTCTTGTTCCGATGATGACTCCCAACCACCACCATCCAGCTCACGGAGAGTGTCTTTTGCGGATGCTTTTGGCATGAGCTTGGTCTCTGTGAAGCAGTTTGATACCTGGTCCATGCGTGATCCCACAGACGCATTGGAGGTTGATCTAAACAATGCAAAGGAATACTTTGTGAAACTACTCTTTGCTCTTCCAGTGACATTGGAGGAGCTGCTCTATAGGGTCCAAGAACAGAAGGTGGATCTGGAGAGTCTGGAGCTTCTCCCTTGTACAACTACGCTTAAAGGAACTGTTCGTGTTTTGAACTTGTGTTTTGATAAGCTGGTCTACATCCGCACTTCTTTGGACTGCTGGAGCAGCCATTTTGACCTGCTGACAGAGTATGTGCCTGAGCTAAGCCAAGGGATTACGGACTGTTTCTCTTTCAAGCTAACGCTAGTGCCACCTTTTGGGGAGCAAGGAGCCAGAGTGGACTTTTGCATTCGATATGAAACACCTTTTGGAACTTTCTGGGCAAACAACAGTGGAcagaattttgttttgttttgtcatgaAAAGGCAAAAGAACAAGATGAAAATGAGAAACTTCTACCAAAAAGTTGTCTGAAACCAAGCAG ACATTGCTCTATGACCAGCACTACCTCGAATGCAGAGGAAATACCAG AAATAATCCTTAATTGCAGAATAGTTGCTGTTACTGAACCTGTGGAtgttaaagaggaaaaaacacagaaagaggACAGGACACTGAag GAGGAGGAAAACAGCAGAAACTGCAGCaagagaagcagaagaaaagcTGCCCGGATGGCAAAAATACAGAAGTACTTTTCACAAAGTGATGAAAATTGCTtccaacagacagagaaagacattGATGGAATGGATGCCCCTGTTCCAGCAATAGATGAGGCAGCTTTAAACCTGTCAACACCACAAACAAATGTCACCTCTTTGCTGACTGAGCCTAGAAACACTGAAGGACAGAAATCCCTAGCAGGTTCCATGGATGTAGAAAGAAACCAGGTATCTGCTACACAATCTCAACAACAGGAAATAGACAATTTTCAAGTAATTGACCCTGATTTAATCAATTCCAAATCCCAGACTAGGCAACCTGCCTTGGACAGTGTAAACAGTCATAAATCCGCGGTAGTCTCACAGCTGTTGGAGAACAGCCAAGATAAAGAGACAGTTACAATCCAGAATGTTTCACCTAAGTGCCAAATGGCAGACAAATCTATTGGTAAAACTGTCGAAAAGGCATGGGAATGCTTTGAAAAATGTGCTATGACAAAAATGGGGAGtactacaaacacaaacagagtaCACAAAACAAATCAGATGGACAACATGCTTTTAGAGGATAAACAAGGCTCTCAGTCATTTGGTCATCACTACACATTTGGAACAATAGTGGCTCCACTTTACCATCAGGTTTTTGAGAGAATGGAAAATGACAGAAGAAAGGTTAAGGTTGACGAGACAGCTGGGAAACTAGACCATAGGAGACTGAGAGTAGTCACGTACCCAAGTGTAGAGACAAGGTCAAATCCAGAAATATCAGCAAAACCCATGAGCGAAGATAATCATCATGGGGCCTGCAAAGAAACATTTGGAGAATatttacataacacaaagaGCGCTACTGAAAATGCTTTATCTGTTCCGAATGTGCAAACAGAACTTGCTTCAGAGATTGCTTTTCAAGACGCTGTTTTTCCAGATATGAATGACAATAGATCGGATGCTAGTTTACAAGCAGTTTTGCTTTTAGAGAAACAACAttcatcagacagacagaattcaGTTTTCTGGGAAGAATCCACTACtgatcagacagaacaaatACTGGAAATGATTCTTTTACAAAGTGGACATTCAGACAATACAGAATTTTCAAAAGACAACGAGCTTTCTGATGGTGGATatgcactacacactatacagcAAGAGCGGACTTTTACAGATACTGCAGTTTTACCTACACAGTCTGAAGTAGACATAACAGCTGCCAAGCCCTCACCAGCTACAACTTCTAAAAATGCACAATCTGCGGACAGTTCAGTCACCCAGATATCTTTGGAAACTCAAATTAGCCATGAGATTGATGAAATGAAGGATCAGGAAGCCCAAACATCAGAGCGAACCTTGAATACTCACATCAGTGGCCTAGATGAAAGCTATACTCCCATGCCTGACTCTACTTTGTTCAATTCTGACATTTCATCAAATGTCACACCTAAAAGTATCCAAAGTGCAGTTTTATCAACTTCGCAGGATCTGACCCAAGCGACCATCCAAACCCAGATTCCAGCCACTACATTTTTTACTAAAAGCCTAGAGGTGGCTGCTACGGTTCCTCATCTCCAAACTATACACGACAAAAATCTGATCATAGAAACAACCCAAATGTGTCAAAACGGTGAAAGTTCTCATCATGTTGGATCCAATATGGAATCATATCCAAGTGATAGAAATGATTGTGCTGATAGATGTGAAAACATGACAAATGACATtgaaacagaaatattacaaatgGATCTAGAAGAGACAGCTGTAGATGTCAgccaaatcaataaaaataaagaacaccaaatttcaattttaaattttactgATGTGGGTATTGAATTTGATGAACTTTTGGGTAAAGACATGGCAATTTCTTACATTAGTAGCAGTCCTGACAATCCTGAGAATGCTTCACAAGAAGaagttgaaaaagaaaatacctGGGTGAAGAATCCTGGtaaaaatgaagaacaagaatTAACATACATGACAGAAAAACAATCAgaggaaataaaggaaataagGGAAGTAGAAAAgaaattagaagaagaagaagaagaagaagaagaagaagaagaagaagaagaagaagaagaagaagaagaagaagaacaacaacaacaacaacaacaacaacaacaacaacaacaacaagacaaacaagaacaTCAAGTAGTAAAGGAAGAACAGGAAAATGATACAAAGGAACAATTGAGCAATGACAAATTTAAAGGTGGATCAAACTACACAAAGAATGATGAAGAAGAGGTAAAGAAGTATgacaaagaaaaagatgcaGAGCCAAGAAGAAATGAAGTGGAATGGGAGGATAAAAAACATGCTGAGGCACAGATTGAGGTGCAGAAGACAGTCAACAGAGTCATGTCTGTGGCTATACTACAAAGCATCACTGCTACAGACTCTTTAATTAAGGAGATTCACCTTGATGTGGGAAACGAGCAGCAAAACACAGGTTTGGAACAGACATCTGAGGAACCAGTAAGTGAAAGGCACACAGTTGGGGGAGAAGAAGAAATTTTCTGTGAAACTAATTCAACAAGGCAAGCTCTGAAAGTAAACCTGGATGTAGCATTCAGTGACAGAGCTGAAGAGAtagaaaatgattcaaaattTGTTGACAGAGAGGAAGACGCGTGCCGCCAAATAGACAAAGATCATGTGGCAGAAGATGCTGTTGTTGAGGTTGACACATTGCTGGAAAAGCAGGACAGGGACTGCTTAAATGAGAGTGAGAACATAGACGACAGCACCTCCACAGAATCTCTAACAGATGATGAAATGGAGCTCTATCTCCTCagactgaaaaacacacagcagacagGACTCAAAGATGCCATACCCATGGGTAAGAGGCACTCCATAAGCAGAACATGGACAATACCATCACCCATGCCTCCAATTGCAGAATACATGGATGAGGACCAGCCAAATGCTTTGCTGGATGACCTGACACCTGAGCATAAAACAGAACAAGAGCGAGACGCTCTACTTCAATTGgacaaagagaagaaagtcATTGAATCAAATTTGTTATGGTGGAGAGAGTTCTTCTCCTTTCACAATATGACAAAAATGATTGTGTACAcccttttgtttgttgtttttttaataaccgCTTATGTTTGTGACTTCATTGCATGTTTGGGGCTATACCTGATTGCCCTGTATTGGCTTTACTTTCAAGTACAGAGAGAACCGTTAAAAGGCACTTGA